The following proteins are co-located in the Lepidochelys kempii isolate rLepKem1 chromosome 28, rLepKem1.hap2, whole genome shotgun sequence genome:
- the PER1 gene encoding period circadian protein homolog 1 isoform X4, whose amino-acid sequence MSASCEPGQTPFEGASVIGANSGAPRRTRAQRGAEPQGRATDDMDANSNGSSGNESHGRDSLRSDCSSSGNGKDSALLETTESSKSTNSQSPSPPTSSIAYSLLSTSSEQDNPSTSGCSSEQSARVKTQKELMKALKEMKIRLPSEKRGKGQSGTLATLQYALSCVKRVQASHDYYQQWTLDESQPCHLDVASYTVAELEGMTSEYTRKNPDTFAVAVSFVTGKILYISDQAALVLHCKREVFKGATFAEFLAPQDVSIFYASTAPYHLPSWSTCTSATAAAVGYTQEKSVFCRISGGRARGRELSYSPFRLTPYLAKVRPSDSAEGQPCCLLVAELIHSGYEAPRIPTDKRIFTTRHTPSCLFQDVDERAAPLLGYLPQDLIGTPVLFYLHPEDRPLMLAIHKKILQYGGQPFDHSPLRFCTRNGEYVTIDTSWSSFVNPWSRKVSFVMGRHKVRTGPLNEDVFTAPKALKMRPLEPDVQELSEQIRRLLLQPVHSNGSVGLCSLASNASHEQFLSAASSSDSNGLPAEETQAQRPMTFQQFCKDVHMVKNQGQQVFIESRAKPPVAKPPRAGPGTPQDGGGLGREAPCEVQRGPGHVVASEESGRKEASSYSYQQINCLDGIIRYLESCNIPSRVKRKCGSSSYTGSSNSDDDKQRAGREPSSSAKDAAEEMQPSQPRREEEEPAAAVGPPLAPLALPSKAESVVSVTSQCSFSSTIVHVGDKKAPESDTAMLEEGPGAAPAPDREQYRCVGLTKEVLSVHTQQEELAFLTRFQELSQLHVFDSPAGQGAEPGHRGPRRGAGRRSKSKAKRVKQHKASDSTGSSPPPGPWPTAAPPLPFPTVVPVFPPSQPPTEPPPHFPAPLVAPVVALMLPNYVLPPPYFPAPFGGEPFGPPEASRSTTPERPHSPPFDSRCSSPLQLNLLQMEEAPKAAERQEVPGGQPGLGSGGAGGPPGAGELGPQKETCLVEAHDSSNNDALSSSSDLLDLLLQEDSRSGTGSAASGSGSMGSGSGSGGGSTSACGTTSSKSSHTSKYFGSIDSSEPERAGQPPGVGGGVGGAGEQFVKYVLQDPLWLLMANTDEKVMMTYQLPARPTAAVLQADREKLREMQKHQPRFTEEQKKELAAVHPWVKKGLLPKAINVTACLDCGSHPAPRLAPLFDTESHAMELSATLEPMEEGSSAPPCPDTAMEEEEAGQPAQPQAGTENAG is encoded by the exons CACCAACTCCCAGAGCCCATCGCCCCCCACCAGCTCCATCGCCTACAGCTTGCTGAGCACCAGCTCCGAGCAGGACAACCCCTCCACCAGCGGGTGCAG CAGCGAGCAGTCCGCGCGGGTGAAGACCCAGAAGGAGCTGATGAAGGCGCTGAAGGAGATGAAGATCCGGCTGCCCTCGGAGAAACGCGGCAAGGGCCAGTCGGGCACCTTGGCCACCCTGCAGTACGCGCTGTCCTGCGTCAAACGGGTCCAAG ccagcCACGACTACTACCAGCAGTGGACCCTCGACGAGAGCCAGCCCTGCCACCTGGATGTGGCCAGTTACACCGTCGCCGAGCTGGAGGGCATGACCTCCGAGTACACCCGCAAGAACCCC GACACGTTCGCCGTGGCCGTCTCCTTTGTCACCGGCAAGATCCTGTACATCTCGGACCAGGCGGCCCTCGTCCTGCATTGCAAGAGGGAGGTCTTCAAGGGGGCCACCTTCGCCGAGTTCCTGGCCCCCCAGGACGTCAGCATCTTCTACGCCTCCACCGCCCCCTACCACCTGCCCTCCTGGAGCACCTGCACCTCGGCCA CTGCTGCCGCCGTGGGCTACACCCAAGAGAAATCAGTCTTCTGCCGGATCAG CGGAGGCCGCGCCCGTGGGCGGGAGCTGTCTTACTCCCCCTTCCGGCTCACCCCCTACCTGGCCAAGGTGCGCCCCTCGGACAGCGCCGAgggccagccctgctgcctgctcGTCGCCGAGCTCATCCACTCGGGATAcgaag ctccccggATCCCGACCGATAAGCGGATCTTCACCACCAGGCACACCCCCAGCTGCTTGTTCCAGGACGTGGACGAGAG GGCTGCCCCCTTGCTGGGTTACCTCCCCCAGGACCTGATTGGCACGCCCGTCCTCTTCTACCTGCACCCGGAGGACAGGCCGCTCATGCTGGCCATCCACAAAAAAA TTCTCCAGTACGGCGGGCAGCCCTTCGACCACTCCCCGCTCCGTTTCTGCACCCGCAACGGCGAGTACGTCACCATCGACACCAGCTGGTCCAGCTTCGTCAACCCCTGGAGCCGCAAGGTCTCCTTCGTCATGGGGCGTCACAAAGTGCGCAC GGGTCCCCTCAATGAAGACGTCTTCACGGCCCCCAAGGCGCTCAAGATGCGGCCGCTGGAGCCTGACGTCCAGGAGCTCTCAGAGCAGATCCGCCGGCTGCTCCTCCAG CCTGTGCACAGCAATGGCTCCGTGGGGCTCTGCAGCTTGGCCAGCAACGCGTCCCACGAGCAGTTCCTGAGCGCGGCCTCCTCCAGCGACAGCAACGGCCTCCCCGCCGAGGAGACGCAGGCCCAGCGGCCG ATGACCTTCCAGCAGTTCTGCAAGGACGTGCACATGGTGAAGAACCAGGGCCAGCAGGTGTTCATCGAGTCCCGCGCCAAGCCGCCGGTTGCCAAGCCCCCCCGCGCAG GCCCGGGGACACCCCAGGATGGTGgcgggctgggcagggaggccCCTTGTGAGGTGCAGCGGGGCCCGGGCCACGTGGTGGCTTCCGAGGAGTCGGGCAGGAAGGAGGCCTCCAGTTACTCCTACCAGCAAATCAACTGCCTGGACGGGATCATCAG GTATCTGGAAAGCTGCAACATCCCCAGCCGGGTGAAGCGGAAATGCGGCTCTTCGTCCTACACCGGTTCCTCCAACTCCGACGACGACAAAcagagggcaggcagggagccgtCCAGCTCGGCAAAAG ATGCGGCGGAGGAAATGCAGCCGAGCCAgcccaggagggaggaggaggaacccGCCGCGGCGGTGGGACCCCCGCTGGCCCCGCTGGCCTTGCCCAGCAAAGCCGAAAGCGTGGTGTCCGTCACCAGTCAGTGTAGCTTCAGCAGTACCATCGTCCACGTGGGAGATAAGAAAGCCCCGGAATCGG ACACAGCGATGCTGGAGGAGGGCCCCGGGGCCGCGCCCGCCCCCGACCGGGAGCAGTACCGCTGTGTGGGGCTCACCAAGGAGGTGCTGTCCGTCCACACCCAGCAGGAGGAGCTGGCTTTCCTCACCCGCTTCCAGGAGCTGAGCCAGCTCCATGTCTTCGACTCGCCAGCCGGGCAGGGCGCCGAGCCAG GGCACCGCGGCCCACGGCGGGGCGCCGGCCGGCGCAGCAAATCCAAGGCCAAGCGTGTCAAGCAGCACAAGGCGTCGGACAGCACCGGCTCCTCGCCTCCCCCCGGCCCCTGGCCCACCGCGGCcccccccctgcccttccccaccgTGGTGCCCGTCTTCccgcccagccagccccccactgagccccccccccacttccctgcccctCTGGTGGCCCCCGTGGTGGCCCTGATGCTGCCCAACTACGTTCTGCCCCCGCCGTACTTCCCGGCCCCCTTCGGGGGGGAGCCCTTCGGCCCCCCTGAGGCCTCGCGCTCCACCACGCCTGAGCGGCCCCACTCGCCCCCTTTCGACTCCCGCTGCAGCTCCCCGCTCCAGCTCAACCTGCTGCAGATGGAGGAGGCCCCCAAGGCGGCCGAGCGGCAGGAGGTGCCCGGTGGCCAGCCCGGGCTGGGAAGCGGTGGGGCCGGCGGGCCGCCGGGGGCCGGCGAGCTCGGCCCGCAGAAGGAAACCTGCCTG GTGGAAGCTCACGACTCCTCCAACAACGACGCCCTGTCCAGCTCCAGCGACCTGCTGGACCTGTTGCTGCAGGAGGACTCGCGCTCCGGGACCGGCTCGGCCGCCTCGGGCAGCGGCTCCATGGGCTCCGGCTCTGGCTCCGGGGGGGGCAGTACCTCAGCCTGCGGCACCA CCAGCAGTAAGAGCAGCCACACCAGCAAGTACTTCGGCAGCATCGACTCGTCGGAGCCGGAGCGGGCGGGGCAGCCGCCGGGCGTGGGCGGGGGCGTGGGCGGGGCTGGCGAGCAGTTCGTCAAGTATGTGCTGCAGGACCCCCTTTGGCTGCTCATGGCCAACACGGACGAGAAGGTGATGATGACCTACCAGCTGCCTGCCCG CCCCACGGCCGCCGTGCTCCAGGCCGACCGGGAGAAGCTGCGGGAGATGCAGAAGCACCAGCCGCGCTTCACCGAGGAGCAGAAGAAGGAGCTGGCCGCGGTGCACCCTTGGGTGAAGAAGGGGCTGCTGCCGAAGGCCATCAACGTCACG GCCTGCCTGGACTGTGGCAGTCACCCAGCCCCCCGCCTGGCCCCCCTCTTCGACACGGAGTCGCACGCCATGGAGCTGAGCGCCACGCtggagcccatggaggagggcaGCAGCGCCCCCCCCTGCCCGGACACggccatggaggaggaggaggccggGCAGCCAGCCCAGCCTCAGGCGGGCACTGAAAACGCAGGCTGA